One part of the Rutidosis leptorrhynchoides isolate AG116_Rl617_1_P2 chromosome 1, CSIRO_AGI_Rlap_v1, whole genome shotgun sequence genome encodes these proteins:
- the LOC139886538 gene encoding probable aldo-keto reductase 2, whose translation MALVVPKVKLGSQGLVVSAQGLGCMGMSGNYGVPKPEPDMIKLIHHAVESGVTFLDTSDVYGPHTNEILVGKALKEGGLRDKVQIATKFGIQRMDGKVAACGDPAYVRSACEASLKRLDIDCIDLYYIHRIDTRVPIEVTMGELKKLVEEGKVKYIGLSEACASTIRRAHAVHPITAVQNEWSLWSRDLEDEIVPTCRELGIGIVPYSPIGRGFLAAGPSLAENLTEGDFRKSMPRFQNMEHNKTVFERVNEMATRKGCTAAQLALAWVHHQGPDVVPIPGTTKFENFSQNIGALSVKLTKEEMAELESFASSDVVKGERHAVMHMTWINSETPPLSSWKGN comes from the exons ATGGCTCTGGTAGTACCAAAAGTGAAATTAGGTTCACAAGGTTTAGTTGTATCAGCACAGGGTTTGGGTTGTATGGGTATGTCCGGTAATTACGGCGTACCCAAACCCGAACCCGATATGATCAAGCTTATTCATCACGCTGTTGAATCCGGTGTCACCTTCCTTGACACGTCAGACGTCTACGGCCCTCACACCAACGAAATCCTTGTTGGCAAG GCTCTGAAAGAAGGAGGACTAAGAGACAAAGTTCAAATTGCTACAAAATTTGGAATCCAACGGATGGATGGAAAGGTAGCAGCGTGTGGTGATCCGGCTTATGTTCGATCAGCTTGTGAAGCTAGTTTAAAGAGACTTGATATTGATTGTATTGATCTCTACTACATCCATCGGATTGATACTCGTGTCCCAATCGAAGTCACG ATGGGAGAACTGAAGAAGCTTGTAGAAGAAGGGAAAGTGAAGTATATAGGGTTATCAGAAGCATGTGCTTCAACCATTAGAAGGGCGCATGCTGTTCATCCGATAACTGCGGTACAAAACGAGTGGTCGTTATGGTCTAGAGATTTGGAAGATGAAATCGTTCCTACTTGCAG AGAACTTGGAATTGGGATTGTTCCTTATAGTCCTATCGGCAGGGGATTCCTTGCTGCTGGTCCATCATTGGCCGAAAACTTGACAGAGGGTGACTTCAGGAAG AGTATGCCACGGTTTCAAAACATGGAGCACAATAAAACCGTATTTGAGCGAGTGAATGAGATGGCTACAAGGAAAGGATGCACTGCGGCTCAACTAGCACTAGCCTGGGTGCATCACCAAGGACCTGATGTGGTTCCAATACCAGGTACCACAAAGTTTGAAAACTTCAGCCAAAACATTGGTGCTTTGTCCGTAAAGCTAACAAAAGAGGAGATGGCGGAACTTGAATCGTTTGCTTCAAGTGATGTAGTGAAAGGGGAAAGGCATGCGGTCATGCACATGACCTGGATAAATTCCGAAACACCTCCATTGTCATCTTGGAAAGGTAATTAA